A window of the Microbacterium sp. AZCO genome harbors these coding sequences:
- the purF gene encoding amidophosphoribosyltransferase, translated as MCGIVGMVGQGSVNQEIYDALLLLQHRGQDSTGIATAERNGVFHMTKQRGQVREAFRTRDMRSLLGEIGLGHVRYATKGTASSEEEAQPFYVNAPYGIVLVHNGNLTNTRELTDELFHKDRRHLNTSSDTELLVNVLANELQSSISGLQLDPAQVFDAVSRVHERVEGSYAAIALLAGYGLLAFRDPFGIRPLIIGTRPADEGGYEWIVASESLVLENAGFEVVRDVDPGEAVFIDLEGHLHTKQCAPQATLAPCSFEYVYLARPDSVMNGISVYEARLRMGDRLADTIAKYTPKGAIDVVMPIPDSSRPAAMQVARKLGIEYREGFYKNRYIGRTFIMPGQAVRKKSVRQKLNAMSTEFKGKNVLLIDDSIVRGTTSKEIIQMARDAGAKSVTFASAAPPVRFPHVYGINMPSRHELVAHGRTIPEIAEELGADYIVYQEVEDLKAAILEGSDIDDLDMSCFDGRYVTGTVSDEYLAWVEGSQES; from the coding sequence ATGTGCGGAATCGTCGGGATGGTGGGCCAGGGGTCCGTCAACCAGGAGATCTACGACGCCCTCCTCCTCCTGCAGCACCGCGGGCAGGACTCCACGGGCATCGCGACGGCGGAGCGCAACGGCGTGTTCCACATGACCAAGCAGCGCGGCCAGGTGCGCGAGGCGTTCCGCACGCGCGACATGCGGTCGCTGCTCGGCGAGATCGGCCTCGGTCACGTGCGCTACGCGACGAAGGGCACGGCGTCGAGCGAGGAAGAGGCCCAGCCCTTCTACGTCAACGCCCCGTACGGCATCGTCCTCGTGCACAACGGCAACCTCACAAACACGCGTGAGCTGACCGACGAGCTCTTCCACAAGGACCGCCGGCACCTCAACACGAGCTCCGACACCGAGCTGCTCGTCAACGTGCTCGCCAACGAGCTGCAGTCGTCGATCTCGGGCCTGCAGCTCGATCCCGCGCAGGTGTTCGACGCCGTGTCGCGCGTGCACGAGCGCGTCGAGGGCTCGTACGCCGCGATCGCGCTGCTCGCCGGCTACGGCCTGCTCGCGTTCCGCGACCCGTTCGGCATCCGCCCGCTCATCATCGGAACGCGCCCGGCGGACGAGGGGGGCTACGAGTGGATCGTCGCCTCCGAGTCGCTCGTGCTCGAGAACGCCGGCTTCGAGGTCGTCCGCGACGTCGACCCCGGCGAGGCCGTCTTCATCGACCTCGAGGGCCACCTGCACACGAAGCAGTGCGCACCGCAGGCGACCCTCGCGCCGTGCTCGTTCGAGTACGTCTACCTCGCGCGTCCCGACTCCGTCATGAACGGGATCTCGGTGTACGAGGCGCGGCTGCGCATGGGCGACCGCCTCGCCGACACGATCGCCAAGTACACGCCCAAGGGCGCGATCGACGTCGTCATGCCGATTCCCGACTCGTCCCGGCCCGCCGCCATGCAGGTCGCGCGCAAGCTCGGCATCGAGTACCGCGAGGGCTTCTACAAGAACCGCTACATCGGCCGGACGTTCATCATGCCCGGTCAGGCGGTGCGCAAGAAGAGCGTGCGCCAGAAGCTCAACGCGATGTCGACCGAGTTCAAGGGCAAGAACGTGCTCCTCATCGACGACTCGATCGTGCGCGGCACGACGTCGAAGGAGATCATCCAGATGGCCCGGGATGCCGGGGCCAAGAGCGTCACGTTCGCGTCGGCCGCTCCGCCCGTACGGTTCCCGCACGTCTACGGCATCAACATGCCCTCGCGGCACGAGCTCGTCGCGCACGGCCGCACGATCCCCGAGATCGCGGAGGAGCTGGGCGCCGACTACATCGTGTACCAGGAGGTCGAAGACCTGAAGGCGGCGATCCTCGAGGGCTCCGACATCGACGACCTCGACATGAGCTGCTTCGACGGCCGCTACGTCACGGGCACCGTGTCGGACGAGTACCTGGCCTGGGTCGAGGGCTCCCAGGAGTCTTGA
- a CDS encoding DJ-1/PfpI family protein: MSDKILILTGDAAETLEVFYPYHRLQEAGYEVHIGAPVKRKLQFVVHDFVDGFGTYTEKPGHTWDADIAFADVDPADYVAIVVPGGRAPEYIRNDADAKRIVRHFFEANEPVAATCHGPLLLAAAGVLEGRTSSAYPELAVDVETAGGVFEDGGGVVDGNLVTARAWPDNGTWMKAFIEVLEGARVTA; this comes from the coding sequence ATGTCAGACAAGATCCTCATCCTCACCGGCGATGCCGCCGAGACCCTCGAGGTGTTCTACCCCTATCACCGCCTGCAGGAGGCGGGCTACGAGGTGCACATCGGCGCACCCGTCAAGCGCAAGCTGCAGTTCGTCGTGCACGACTTCGTCGACGGCTTCGGCACCTACACCGAGAAGCCGGGGCACACGTGGGATGCCGACATCGCGTTCGCCGACGTCGACCCGGCCGACTACGTCGCCATCGTCGTGCCCGGGGGCCGCGCTCCCGAGTACATCCGCAACGACGCCGATGCGAAGCGCATCGTGCGGCACTTCTTCGAGGCGAACGAGCCTGTCGCGGCGACGTGCCACGGTCCGCTCCTCCTCGCCGCGGCCGGCGTCCTTGAGGGACGCACGTCGTCCGCCTACCCCGAGCTCGCGGTCGACGTCGAGACGGCGGGCGGCGTGTTCGAGGACGGCGGCGGCGTCGTGGACGGGAATCTCGTCACGGCGCGCGCCTGGCCCGACAACGGCACGTGGATGAAGGCGTTCATCGAGGTGCTGGAGGGCGCGCGCGTCACCGCGTGA
- a CDS encoding DUF3073 domain-containing protein: MGRGRQKAKHTKIARELKSYSPSVNYSALERELGHHSEDEYVDKWADKYSDEYEDEKA, encoded by the coding sequence ATGGGCCGTGGCCGTCAGAAGGCGAAGCACACCAAGATCGCGCGCGAACTCAAGTCCTACAGCCCGAGCGTCAACTACTCGGCGCTCGAGCGCGAACTCGGCCACCACAGTGAAGACGAGTACGTCGACAAGTGGGCCGACAAGTACTCCGACGAGTACGAGGACGAGAAGGCCTGA
- a CDS encoding PadR family transcriptional regulator, with protein sequence MPPVFSHGDLRLYLLNLLDEGPRHGYDIMQALSDRTGGTYTPSAGTIYPRLAKLEEEGLVTKTVDGRKTVYAITPAGHAEVESRAGELEGIEAGLADSVRLIADEVRGSVREAMKSLRADLAAAAQDERSGTTTRDAPSPADDPRAESREQLHRAEALVAEFRGRIRGDLRSHIARGGLLATSVVDDLESALDSAARTVTRTLRG encoded by the coding sequence CCCCCGTCTTCTCCCACGGCGACCTGCGCCTGTACCTGCTGAACCTCCTCGACGAGGGTCCGCGGCACGGCTACGACATCATGCAGGCCCTCTCCGATCGCACCGGCGGCACCTACACCCCGAGTGCCGGCACGATCTACCCGCGCCTGGCGAAGCTCGAGGAGGAGGGCCTGGTCACCAAGACCGTCGACGGACGCAAGACGGTCTACGCCATCACACCGGCCGGGCACGCCGAGGTCGAGTCGCGCGCGGGTGAGCTCGAGGGCATCGAAGCCGGCCTCGCCGACTCCGTGCGGCTCATCGCCGACGAGGTGCGCGGCAGCGTGCGCGAGGCGATGAAGAGTCTGCGTGCCGACCTCGCGGCGGCCGCCCAGGACGAGCGGAGCGGCACGACGACGAGGGATGCCCCGTCCCCCGCCGACGACCCGCGAGCCGAGAGCCGTGAGCAGCTGCATCGCGCCGAGGCGCTCGTCGCGGAGTTCCGCGGCCGCATCCGCGGCGACCTGCGCTCGCACATCGCCCGCGGGGGTCTCCTCGCGACGTCGGTCGTCGACGACCTCGAGTCGGCGCTCGACTCGGCCGCGCGCACCGTCACGCGGACCCTGCGCGGCTGA
- the purM gene encoding phosphoribosylformylglycinamidine cyclo-ligase: MTGAPADSSANPYTAAGVDTAAGDRAVELMKSAVRRTHGPEVLGGVGGFAGLYDASFLHEYRKPLLATSTDGVGTKVAIAQAIDKHDTIGRDLVGMVVDDIVVVGAKPLFMTDYIATGKVFPERIADIVRGIADGCAETGTALVGGETAEHPGLLGPNDYDVAGAATGVVEADRVLGADRVRDGDVVLALASSGLHSNGYSLVRHIVAGAGIQYGDNAPDFGATWGETLLEPTRLYTSPLLRLVADTDDAVHALSHVTGGGIAANLARVLPKGTWVEVDRSTWSPAPVFRVLADLGSLSLEQTEGTWNLGIGFLAVVVADRAEAAASALSRAGVETWQVGVVRDDALPAGEFEQGAKGVDGGAVRLVGSYRDGAK, from the coding sequence GTGACGGGCGCCCCCGCCGACTCCTCCGCAAACCCGTACACCGCCGCCGGCGTCGACACCGCCGCGGGCGATCGCGCTGTCGAGCTCATGAAGTCGGCCGTGCGCCGCACGCACGGGCCCGAAGTGCTCGGCGGTGTCGGGGGCTTCGCGGGCCTCTACGACGCGTCGTTCCTGCACGAGTACCGCAAGCCGCTGCTCGCGACGAGCACCGACGGCGTCGGCACGAAGGTCGCGATCGCGCAGGCCATCGACAAGCACGACACGATCGGCCGCGACCTCGTCGGCATGGTCGTCGACGACATCGTCGTGGTCGGTGCGAAGCCGCTCTTCATGACGGACTACATCGCGACGGGCAAGGTCTTCCCCGAGCGCATCGCCGACATCGTGCGCGGCATCGCCGACGGGTGCGCCGAGACGGGCACCGCGCTCGTCGGCGGCGAGACCGCCGAGCACCCCGGACTCCTCGGTCCGAACGACTACGACGTCGCGGGCGCCGCGACGGGCGTCGTCGAGGCGGATCGCGTGCTCGGCGCCGACCGCGTGCGCGACGGCGACGTCGTCCTCGCGCTCGCCTCGAGCGGACTCCACTCCAACGGCTACTCCCTCGTGCGGCACATCGTCGCGGGGGCAGGCATCCAGTACGGGGACAACGCCCCCGACTTCGGCGCGACGTGGGGCGAGACCCTCCTCGAGCCGACGCGCTTGTACACGTCGCCGCTCCTGCGCCTCGTCGCCGACACCGACGACGCCGTGCACGCCCTCAGCCACGTGACGGGCGGCGGCATCGCCGCCAACCTCGCGCGCGTGCTGCCCAAGGGCACGTGGGTCGAGGTCGACCGCTCCACGTGGTCGCCGGCGCCGGTCTTCCGGGTGCTCGCCGACCTCGGGTCGCTGAGCCTCGAGCAGACCGAGGGCACGTGGAACCTGGGCATCGGGTTCCTCGCGGTCGTGGTGGCCGATCGGGCCGAGGCCGCGGCATCCGCCCTCTCCCGTGCCGGTGTCGAGACCTGGCAGGTGGGCGTCGTCCGCGACGACGCGCTGCCGGCGGGCGAGTTCGAGCAGGGCGCCAAGGGCGTCGACGGCGGGGCCGTGCGCCTCGTCGGAAGCTACCGAGACGGAGCGAAGTAA
- a CDS encoding zinc-binding alcohol dehydrogenase: MGGGGAPEWVIREDASQPVLLALYLRQVLGLRSPDELPQLRGIPPRLVSRDDDAQARLERQWREYWAMTVEPQAHPSPVPLDLVDGFDTLVALPLEGCDDLRAAITPFAAEALAYSQSAKERYRKEAAAKPGVSYRAYASAIAEHERQVGRRAHSFELNVQVLPLAQRGVWWIGSLTIAVTDGLRGDVAAFDAAIHPIIAELA; encoded by the coding sequence ATGGGCGGCGGCGGTGCACCGGAGTGGGTGATTCGCGAGGACGCGAGTCAGCCCGTCCTGCTCGCCCTCTATCTGCGGCAGGTGCTCGGCCTCCGCTCGCCCGATGAGCTTCCGCAGCTGCGCGGCATCCCTCCCCGCCTCGTCTCCCGCGACGACGACGCGCAGGCGCGGCTGGAACGCCAGTGGCGCGAGTACTGGGCGATGACGGTCGAGCCCCAGGCGCACCCGTCACCCGTGCCGCTCGATCTCGTCGACGGATTCGACACGCTCGTCGCACTGCCGCTCGAGGGCTGCGACGACCTGCGCGCCGCGATCACGCCGTTCGCCGCCGAAGCGCTCGCGTACTCGCAGTCGGCGAAGGAGCGCTACCGCAAGGAGGCCGCGGCGAAGCCGGGCGTCTCGTACCGCGCATACGCGAGCGCGATCGCCGAGCACGAGCGCCAGGTCGGTCGACGTGCGCACTCGTTCGAGCTCAACGTGCAGGTGCTGCCGCTCGCTCAGCGCGGAGTGTGGTGGATCGGGTCGCTCACGATCGCCGTCACCGACGGGCTCCGGGGCGATGTCGCGGCCTTCGACGCCGCGATCCACCCGATCATCGCCGAGCTGGCCTGA
- a CDS encoding IclR family transcriptional regulator — MGSDSRDAAGIRSADRVLRILDEVGGSAEGLTAAELASRLGLSPATTYRLLATLQAHDYLVRSATSRYALGRAVDGLGRAVRSQLVATAEVRGILDDMRDAARAPAYLTVFRGDDIAVAHVAESAAHPRIGQLHVGFADAAHVTAFGKLMLAARDDDEVRRYLERRGAPAISPRSVTGERALLQQLDEVRALQIAVEVEEYMPKLACIAAPVKSRSGRTVGAVSLSTTADDFASRAHELEKIVRRGAWHVSSSLHA, encoded by the coding sequence ATGGGATCCGACTCCCGCGACGCCGCGGGCATCCGCTCGGCCGACCGTGTCCTCCGCATCCTCGACGAGGTCGGGGGCAGCGCTGAAGGACTGACGGCGGCCGAGCTCGCCTCCAGACTCGGGCTCTCGCCCGCCACGACGTACCGGCTGCTCGCGACCCTGCAGGCGCACGACTACCTCGTGCGCAGCGCCACCTCGCGGTACGCGCTGGGACGAGCCGTCGACGGACTCGGCCGCGCCGTGCGCTCGCAGCTCGTGGCGACCGCCGAGGTGCGCGGCATCCTGGACGACATGCGCGACGCAGCGCGGGCACCCGCCTACCTCACGGTCTTCCGCGGCGACGACATCGCCGTGGCGCACGTCGCCGAGTCGGCCGCGCATCCGAGGATCGGGCAGCTGCACGTCGGCTTCGCCGACGCCGCCCACGTGACGGCGTTCGGCAAGCTCATGCTCGCCGCGCGTGACGACGACGAGGTGCGCCGGTACCTCGAACGGCGCGGCGCCCCCGCGATCTCACCGCGATCCGTGACGGGTGAGCGCGCCCTCCTTCAGCAGCTCGACGAGGTTCGCGCGCTGCAGATCGCCGTCGAGGTCGAGGAGTACATGCCGAAGCTCGCGTGCATCGCGGCCCCGGTCAAATCCCGGAGCGGTCGCACGGTCGGCGCCGTGTCGCTGTCGACCACGGCGGACGACTTCGCCTCACGCGCACACGAGCTCGAGAAGATCGTGCGGCGCGGAGCGTGGCACGTCTCGAGCAGCCTTCACGCCTGA
- a CDS encoding universal stress protein encodes MADEASGVQNSGDAAPAVRGAVIVGLVPGEPPRVVKEAARYAQLLGAHLLVVNVDVTRFVTYEDPDGYVHSAPIDINVAGGEADLVTVTNEVSALLDASGLVWSVTQLVGDPALAIKHLADDVEARLIVVGTRRRGIGESIREFFTGSVAARLAHRQHRPVLVVPLGEPVPDDQEIWPA; translated from the coding sequence ATGGCGGATGAGGCATCCGGAGTCCAGAACAGTGGGGATGCCGCTCCCGCGGTCCGCGGAGCCGTCATCGTCGGGCTCGTTCCGGGTGAACCGCCCCGCGTCGTGAAAGAGGCGGCGCGGTACGCCCAGCTGCTGGGTGCGCATCTCCTCGTCGTGAACGTCGACGTGACGCGCTTCGTGACCTACGAAGACCCCGACGGCTACGTGCACTCCGCGCCCATCGACATCAACGTCGCCGGCGGTGAGGCCGATCTCGTGACCGTGACGAACGAGGTGTCGGCGCTGCTCGACGCATCGGGGCTGGTGTGGAGCGTCACGCAGCTCGTGGGCGACCCGGCCCTCGCGATCAAGCACCTCGCGGATGACGTCGAGGCGCGGCTCATCGTCGTCGGCACGCGCAGGCGGGGGATCGGCGAGTCGATCCGCGAGTTCTTCACGGGATCGGTCGCGGCGCGGCTCGCGCACCGCCAGCATCGGCCGGTGCTGGTCGTGCCCCTCGGGGAGCCGGTGCCCGACGACCAGGAGATCTGGCCCGCATAG
- a CDS encoding MFS transporter yields MSDAEPRPVGRGRALALVGIVLLAFSLRSAVASLSPVLDHVAQDFAVPEWAVGLIGTAPPVCFAIFGVLTPQFERRLGLERLVVIALAVATIGMVARGLAVDALTLLGSTALIFAAVGTGNVLLPPLVKKYFPDRVGLMTAVFSTTMAVSTFLPPLVAVPISDAAGWRTSLALWAVFAGAALIPWIGLTMRARSAARAAASDDLEETRPGVFGRLWRLPLAWALMVSFAVSSTIAYTSFAWLPSILVDIAGVTPAAAGALLSLFAAMGLPASLLVPVLVARFRIVRSLYAVAVVSGFLAIAGLLFAPTAAPWLWVALLGTPPLLFPLVLVLLGLRTRTHEATIALSGFAQSIGYAIAAVFPLTVGLLHASSGGWTAALLLLGGVIALAIPAGVVAARPHTIEDEWERRHGAWS; encoded by the coding sequence TTGAGCGACGCCGAACCCCGGCCCGTCGGGCGGGGGCGTGCCCTCGCGCTCGTCGGCATCGTGCTGCTGGCGTTCTCGCTGCGGTCGGCCGTGGCATCCCTGTCGCCCGTGCTCGACCATGTCGCGCAGGACTTCGCGGTGCCGGAGTGGGCGGTCGGCCTCATCGGCACCGCGCCGCCCGTGTGCTTCGCGATCTTCGGCGTCCTGACGCCCCAGTTCGAGCGGCGGCTCGGGCTCGAGCGCCTGGTCGTCATCGCGCTCGCGGTCGCCACGATCGGCATGGTGGCGCGCGGCCTCGCGGTCGACGCCCTCACGCTGCTCGGGTCGACGGCGCTCATCTTCGCGGCCGTCGGCACGGGGAACGTGCTGCTCCCGCCGCTCGTCAAGAAGTACTTCCCCGATCGCGTCGGGCTCATGACGGCGGTGTTCTCGACGACGATGGCGGTGTCGACGTTCCTCCCGCCGCTCGTGGCCGTTCCGATCTCGGATGCCGCGGGGTGGCGCACCTCGCTCGCCCTCTGGGCGGTCTTCGCAGGCGCCGCGCTCATTCCGTGGATCGGGCTGACGATGCGTGCGCGATCCGCGGCGCGTGCGGCGGCGTCGGACGACCTGGAGGAGACCCGCCCCGGAGTGTTCGGCCGGCTGTGGCGCCTGCCGCTCGCGTGGGCGCTCATGGTGAGCTTCGCGGTGTCGTCGACGATCGCGTACACGTCGTTCGCGTGGCTGCCGTCGATCCTCGTCGACATCGCGGGGGTGACGCCGGCCGCGGCCGGCGCGCTCCTCTCTCTGTTCGCCGCGATGGGCTTGCCCGCGTCTCTGCTCGTGCCGGTTCTGGTGGCGCGGTTCCGGATCGTCCGATCGCTCTACGCCGTCGCCGTCGTGTCGGGGTTCCTCGCGATCGCGGGGCTGCTGTTCGCTCCGACGGCTGCGCCCTGGCTGTGGGTCGCCCTGCTCGGGACGCCGCCGCTGCTCTTCCCGCTCGTGCTCGTGCTGCTCGGACTGCGCACCCGCACGCACGAGGCGACCATCGCACTCAGCGGCTTCGCGCAGAGCATCGGCTACGCGATCGCGGCGGTCTTCCCGCTGACGGTGGGCCTGCTCCACGCGTCGTCGGGCGGCTGGACGGCCGCGCTCCTGCTCCTCGGCGGTGTGATCGCGCTCGCCATCCCGGCGGGCGTCGTCGCGGCGCGCCCGCACACGATCGAGGACGAGTGGGAGCGCCGTCACGGCGCCTGGTCGTGA